atatatatatatatatatatataaggtacAAAACGATTTCAGAAGGAACAGAACAAACTAAAAAGTCTGTCCTCTTCTTGGTTACACATCAGCACAGCGGTTGGCAAGACAGGCTTCAGACTGTATTGCTCAAGCTCGATGATCAGCAACCACCTGCAataaagagaggagagagatctattagaagaagaattggaatTGACTAATTCCACAACAGATCGATTTAGCATACAACTCTAGGTCTCTGCCACCTAACCTTTAAGGTCTGTTAAATTTACAGCACAAATTTCGGGAATACCCATCCTATTTCAAAAGGATTTAGCAAATCTACAGTCTTTGAGAATACGAATAAGGGTTCACTACCCAAGTCGCAAACAGAACAAGTAGTAATACAATTAATGCCTCTCTTGGCAAGGACCCCTCTTACTGGGACACTATCCAGCACACACAGCCACAGAAAAATCTCAGTTCTGCTACTTCAGTTTAAACTTAGATAAAAATTACTACCATATATTATGCATATGATCGAaacacaactaaacaacaaAGTCTACTACTCTgcctctcttaaaaaaaaaaaaagtctacagctcaaacttaaatttttaagtgtttgtgaCAGAATAAACACTTATAAATCAACTGCAACAATGTCAAATAAATGTTACCAGAGAAGCCATGCTATTGCCAATAAATGACCACATGAAATATCGTGCTGAAAGCTTAATTCCCTCAAAATTTAAACAACTAATATTAGTCATTGGATGTGAGATTTAATAGAAGTATGGAAATTACCTCATTTTTCAAACAACAACAGATTGTGTAGTGAACAATCATCGTGGTCCTGATAGAACTGAAGGAAACAATGGAGTAGTAGCAACAACCTGCACTTCCTGGTTATCAACTCCAGTTCTTGGGTTTAGTAAATGTGGATTTGAGAAGAAATAATCTAGGTCTGATTCAACGTTCACGACACCCTCGAAAACCTTAACCACCATGGACATAGAAGGCCTCTTTGTGAAATCATTTTGCAAACACCATGTTGCAACCCTCATCATATTCACAACTTCTTCTCCATGCAATTGCATATCTTCACTGTGCTTATCAACCAAATCCACCAATCGGTCCCCCTCAATCTTGTTCTTAAATAGATCAACTAGATGCATTGCTTCCTCCGGTTGAGAGCGGTCAAAGTTTCTCCTTCCACACAATATCTCCAAGAGTACTATTCCGAAGCTATATACATCTACTTTTTCTGTAATTACTGAACTCAACCATTCTGGAGCCATATAGCCAGGAGTCCCTCTCATAGTTGTTACAACTTGGCTCTGGTCACGATCAACTAGTCTAGACAATCCAAAATCAGAGACTTTTGCATTAAAGTTCTCATCTAAGAGGATGTTATGGGGTTTTATATCCATGTGAACTATTTTTTGCCTACATTCTTCATGTAAATAAGTTAGTCCCCGTGCTATGTCAATCATGATCTTCTTTCTAAGTTTCCAATCAAGCAGCATCTCAGAATTCTTGTTAAATATCCATCTATCTAAAGATCCATTGGACATGTATTCATAAACAAGAAGCCTTTGAAATTTCTCAGCACAAAATCCAATTAGTCTTACCAAGTTGAAATGATGAGTGTTGCCAATTGTCTCAACTTCAgctaaaaatgattttttgatttGACTAAAACCATCAAGACGTTTCACTGCAACCTTAGTGCTGTCAATCAGAGTCCCTTCAAAAACTGTACCAAATCCTCCACCACCGAGCTCTTTactgaaattttttgttatggttctcaaatcatcataagaATATCTTGTGGGCATTCCTGGTACATGATCCAAATAATACTCCTCAGCTTCATCAGCATTTTCCTTATTCCGAATTCGAAAAACAAAGATTCcaattagaaacaaaaaaagcaaTGATCCAAGGCTAGATCCCATTATTATTCTAAGAGAGCGTTTCTTCTTTTCATGGTTTGTCGGCTGTAGAGGAGGAACTACACTTGGGACATAAT
This DNA window, taken from Quercus robur chromosome 2, dhQueRobu3.1, whole genome shotgun sequence, encodes the following:
- the LOC126714993 gene encoding G-type lectin S-receptor-like serine/threonine-protein kinase SD2-5 isoform X2 — encoded protein: MGWACCTVLLYLVLFPIIVLAESYLTVNSSTTSWTNREPVGDLLKADAVIIFASRSSVDPDYGNACFWGFFCDQTCNSSRFATFFLNDDPRVLWSANPKNPVSIDATLKLNSERGLVLQDADGTIAWSTNISTKSVAALNLTDNCNLMLLDENNATIWQSFDLQYGPFDVLFYGQKLVPGQQLTSEGGMPTRYSYDDLRTITKNFSKELGGGGFGTVFEGTLIDSTKVAVKRLDGFSQIKKSFLAEVETIGNTHHFNLVRLIGFCAEKFQRLLVYEYMSNGSLDRWIFNKNSEMLLDWKLRKKIMIDIARGLTYLHEECRQKIVHMDIKPHNILLDENFNAKVSDFGLSRLVDRDQSQVVTTMRGTPGYMAPEWLSSVITEKVDVYSFGIVLLEILCGRRNFDRSQPEEAMHLVDLFKNKIEGDRLVDLVDKHSEDMQLHGEEVVNMMRVATWCLQNDFTKRPSMSMVVKVFEGVVNVESDLDYFFSNPHLLNPRTGVDNQEVQVVATTPLFPSVLSGPR